Proteins co-encoded in one Candidatus Macondimonas diazotrophica genomic window:
- a CDS encoding Smr/MutS family protein, with protein sequence MAKSDHSLPDDDAALFREAVADVVPLTHTFSAVTLPPIPARAHRHQAGEAAVLHESLYGPIDPDLETGEELRYLRAGVQSQLLRRLRRGRYAIQAGIDLHGLTQAQAHESLNQFLCECRTQQIHCVRIVHGKGLRSPQGRSVLKAAVNRWLARCDQVLAFCSAPSSDGGTGALYVLLRRSGS encoded by the coding sequence ATGGCGAAATCCGACCACTCTTTGCCGGATGACGATGCGGCCCTGTTTCGCGAGGCTGTGGCCGATGTCGTGCCACTTACTCACACGTTCAGTGCCGTCACGCTCCCGCCGATCCCCGCGCGGGCCCACCGTCACCAAGCAGGTGAAGCGGCGGTGCTCCATGAATCGCTGTATGGCCCCATCGACCCCGACCTGGAAACCGGCGAGGAGTTGCGCTACCTGCGTGCTGGCGTGCAAAGCCAGTTGTTGCGGCGGCTGCGCCGGGGTCGCTATGCCATCCAGGCCGGAATCGATCTGCACGGCCTGACGCAAGCCCAGGCGCATGAGTCGCTCAACCAGTTCTTGTGCGAATGTCGCACGCAGCAGATCCATTGCGTGCGCATCGTGCACGGTAAGGGCCTGCGGTCGCCGCAGGGCCGCAGCGTGCTCAAGGCCGCAGTCAATCGATGGCTCGCGCGTTGCGACCAAGTGCTGGCGTTCTGTTCGGCACCGTCATCCGATGGCGGAACCGGCGCGCTTTATGTGCTGCTGCGTCGTTCAGGTTCCTGA
- the surE gene encoding 5'/3'-nucleotidase SurE: MRILLSNDDGCQAPGLRALHHELARFNEVVVVAPDRNRSGASHSLTLSRPLRVARHGEDPVYCVDGTPTDSVHLAITGLLDHTPDMVVSGINDGANMGDDVLYSGTVAAAIEGRSLGYPAMAISLVGEECRHFDSAARVARVLVERLAHTPLPADTILNVNVPDVPFEALTGFESTRLGRRHRAEGVICSTDPRGRPIYWIGPAGSEADAGPGTDFHAVTHGRVSITPVQVDLTQYTGIDTVGRWLAGLGS, from the coding sequence GTGCGCATCTTGCTGAGCAATGACGACGGCTGCCAGGCCCCCGGACTGCGGGCGCTGCACCACGAACTCGCCCGCTTCAACGAAGTGGTCGTGGTTGCACCGGACCGTAACCGCAGCGGGGCCAGCCATTCCCTGACCCTGAGCCGCCCCCTGCGGGTGGCCCGCCATGGTGAAGACCCTGTGTATTGCGTCGATGGGACACCCACCGACTCGGTTCATCTGGCGATCACCGGCCTGCTCGACCACACGCCGGACATGGTCGTCTCGGGCATCAACGACGGCGCCAACATGGGCGACGACGTGCTCTATTCCGGCACGGTCGCCGCCGCAATCGAGGGGCGCTCGCTGGGCTATCCGGCTATGGCCATCTCTCTGGTCGGTGAGGAATGCCGACATTTCGACAGCGCGGCACGGGTCGCCCGCGTACTGGTCGAGCGACTCGCACACACGCCGCTGCCCGCCGACACCATACTCAACGTCAACGTCCCGGATGTCCCCTTCGAGGCCCTGACAGGCTTCGAATCCACGCGGCTGGGCCGGCGGCACCGGGCCGAGGGCGTGATCTGTTCAACCGATCCCCGGGGCCGACCCATCTACTGGATCGGCCCGGCGGGAAGCGAGGCCGATGCCGGCCCCGGGACCGATTTTCATGCCGTGACACATGGCCGCGTCTCGATCACACCGGTTCAGGTCGACCTGACCCAATACACGGGCATCGATACCGTCGGCCGCTGGCTCGCCGGACTCGGGTCATGA
- a CDS encoding protein-L-isoaspartate(D-aspartate) O-methyltransferase, translated as MSEAVLRGSGMTSLRTRKRMVERLVARGIRDERVLDLMARMPRHLFVEEALASRAYEDLALPIGFGQTISQPYMVARMTEALLQNGPLERVLEVGTGSGFQTALLASLVPQVYSVERIAPLLEQARRRLTRMRIANVRFHHSDGHWGWPEHAPFDAILVAAAPNEIPESLLMQLRIEGALVIPVGSGVNQRLMRYTRTPFGFADETLETVHFVPLQEGVG; from the coding sequence ATGAGCGAAGCGGTTCTGCGCGGCAGCGGCATGACTTCGCTGCGCACGCGCAAGCGCATGGTGGAGCGCCTCGTTGCGCGCGGCATTCGCGATGAGCGGGTGCTGGATCTGATGGCTCGCATGCCGCGCCATCTGTTCGTGGAAGAAGCACTGGCCAGTCGAGCCTATGAAGATCTGGCATTGCCGATCGGCTTCGGACAAACCATTTCGCAGCCGTACATGGTAGCGCGCATGACCGAAGCGCTGCTGCAAAATGGACCGCTTGAGCGGGTCCTGGAAGTGGGAACCGGCTCGGGGTTCCAAACGGCGCTACTGGCCAGTCTGGTGCCGCAGGTCTACAGCGTCGAACGCATCGCGCCACTGCTGGAACAGGCGCGCCGCAGATTGACCCGGATGCGCATCGCCAACGTACGCTTTCATCACAGCGATGGACATTGGGGCTGGCCGGAACATGCGCCCTTCGATGCCATTCTGGTGGCAGCCGCGCCGAACGAGATTCCCGAGTCCCTGCTCATGCAGCTCAGGATCGAGGGCGCCCTGGTGATTCCCGTCGGCAGCGGCGTCAACCAGCGCCTGATGCGTTACACCCGCACGCCGTTCGGTTTTGCGGATGAAACCCTGGAAACCGTCCATTTCGTACCTCTACAGGAAGGCGTCGGATGA
- a CDS encoding YqaA family protein: protein MKLFTWLYDRMILAAAHRRAPWYLGAVSVAESSFFPIPPDVMLMPMVLARPQQAWRLATLTTVCSVLGGVLGYALGYFAVESVLPLIERAGYGAGWHQVQTLYLEWGIWIVFLAGFSPIPYKLFTIASGFMALPLIPFILASLVGRGGRFFLEAILVSRLGPRMQDSVRRSMEWIGWGLVATAILFYLIV from the coding sequence ATGAAGCTCTTTACCTGGCTCTATGATCGGATGATCCTGGCCGCAGCCCATCGTCGAGCACCGTGGTATCTAGGCGCCGTGAGCGTGGCCGAGTCCTCGTTCTTCCCCATCCCGCCCGATGTGATGTTGATGCCCATGGTACTTGCCCGGCCCCAACAGGCCTGGCGGTTGGCAACCCTCACGACCGTATGCTCGGTGCTGGGCGGCGTCCTGGGTTATGCCTTGGGATATTTCGCGGTGGAAAGCGTGCTGCCGCTCATCGAGCGGGCGGGTTACGGGGCGGGTTGGCACCAGGTCCAGACGCTTTACCTGGAATGGGGAATCTGGATCGTTTTCCTGGCGGGATTCTCACCTATCCCCTACAAGCTGTTCACCATCGCTTCGGGGTTCATGGCACTGCCCTTGATTCCGTTTATCCTGGCATCGCTGGTGGGGCGCGGCGGGCGATTCTTCCTGGAAGCCATTCTCGTCTCGCGCCTCGGCCCGCGCATGCAGGACAGCGTACGCCGCTCGATGGAGTGGATCGGTTGGGGCCTGGTGGCCACCGCGATTCTGTTCTACCTGATCGTATAG
- a CDS encoding peptidoglycan DD-metalloendopeptidase family protein produces MAEVDRFPKWMNQWTGHGLALVLSVLLAGCAGALNWPTRSDSGAPPTAPVTRAPSPPSALPPEPTHWQTYTVRAGETLNLIGARYGVTGEDLARWNRLSNPNLIHVGQRIKVPATAASSSPAFRTGEPIASGIDWQWPVRGSVLTLFQGEGGSKGIDIGGSTGMAIAAAADGRVAYAGSGLKGYGELIIIKHNNNFLSAYAYNRTLHAQEGDTVQAGQTIAEMGEGPNRQPSLHFEIRYNGQPVDPLQYLPAR; encoded by the coding sequence ATGGCCGAAGTTGATCGATTTCCCAAATGGATGAACCAGTGGACCGGGCACGGATTGGCGCTGGTCCTGAGTGTCCTGCTCGCTGGCTGCGCCGGCGCCTTGAACTGGCCCACACGAAGCGACAGTGGTGCGCCCCCAACCGCCCCCGTCACACGTGCGCCCTCACCGCCCTCAGCCCTCCCCCCGGAGCCGACCCACTGGCAGACCTATACCGTGCGGGCAGGAGAAACCCTGAATCTGATCGGTGCCCGCTATGGCGTGACCGGCGAGGATCTCGCCCGCTGGAACCGTCTCAGCAACCCCAACCTGATTCATGTCGGCCAACGCATCAAGGTACCCGCCACGGCCGCCTCGTCTTCTCCCGCCTTCCGGACCGGCGAGCCCATTGCGTCGGGCATCGACTGGCAATGGCCGGTGCGCGGTTCGGTGCTGACCCTGTTCCAAGGCGAAGGCGGCAGCAAAGGAATCGATATCGGCGGCTCGACCGGCATGGCCATCGCGGCGGCCGCCGATGGTCGGGTGGCCTACGCGGGGAGTGGACTCAAGGGTTACGGCGAGCTTATCATCATCAAGCACAACAATAATTTCCTGAGTGCTTACGCATACAACAGGACGTTGCATGCGCAGGAAGGAGACACGGTGCAGGCCGGCCAGACGATTGCCGAGATGGGAGAGGGCCCGAATCGGCAACCGAGCCTGCATTTCGAGATTCGTTACAACGGGCAGCCGGTCGATCCGCTCCAGTATCTGCCGGCACGCTGA
- the rpoS gene encoding RNA polymerase sigma factor RpoS, giving the protein MDDVNTTPTKWNETETLALTHFGNSDENDEERDDPTEGALASPLSEEDAALESWGIDDSKSLDLTRLYLNEIGHSPLLTAAEEVYFTRKAQQGCGASRARMIESNLRLVVKIARRYLNRGLPLLDLIEEGNLGLIHAVGKFNPELGYRFSTYATWWIRQTIERALMNQTRTVRLPIHIIKRINGYLRTGRQLSQASQRAASIDEIAREMECPVQEVERMLGLNERTTSISTFSSATDERSPLDTVADENGVDPALYVQDSDLKHGLRGWLDRLSAKQREVIERRFGLNGHERATLEQVGKDIGLTRERVRQIQVEALGHLRRIVESEGLTGDTLFC; this is encoded by the coding sequence ATGGATGACGTCAATACCACCCCCACGAAATGGAACGAAACCGAAACGCTTGCCTTGACGCATTTCGGTAACAGCGATGAAAACGACGAAGAACGCGATGACCCAACGGAGGGCGCGCTGGCCTCGCCACTGAGTGAGGAAGACGCCGCCCTCGAGTCCTGGGGCATCGACGACAGCAAGTCGCTCGACCTGACTCGCCTTTATCTGAACGAAATCGGCCATTCCCCGCTACTGACCGCCGCAGAGGAAGTCTACTTCACCCGCAAGGCCCAGCAGGGCTGCGGGGCCTCGCGGGCGCGCATGATCGAGAGCAACTTGCGCCTGGTGGTCAAGATCGCCCGACGCTATCTCAATCGCGGCCTGCCCCTGCTCGACTTGATTGAGGAAGGCAATCTCGGCCTGATCCACGCAGTCGGCAAATTCAACCCCGAACTCGGCTACCGTTTCTCGACGTATGCGACCTGGTGGATCCGCCAGACCATCGAACGAGCCTTGATGAACCAGACGCGCACGGTTCGGCTGCCCATCCATATCATCAAGCGGATCAACGGCTATCTGCGCACCGGCCGGCAGCTGAGCCAAGCCAGCCAGCGCGCGGCGTCCATCGACGAGATCGCTCGCGAGATGGAATGCCCCGTGCAGGAGGTCGAACGCATGTTAGGGCTCAACGAGCGAACCACGTCCATCAGCACGTTCAGCTCAGCCACCGACGAACGCTCGCCTCTCGACACCGTCGCGGATGAAAATGGGGTCGATCCGGCCCTTTATGTACAGGACTCCGACCTCAAGCACGGCCTTCGGGGCTGGCTCGACCGGCTCTCCGCCAAGCAGCGCGAGGTCATCGAACGGCGTTTCGGGCTCAATGGCCACGAACGCGCCACCTTGGAGCAGGTCGGCAAGGATATCGGCCTGACCCGCGAGCGGGTCAGGCAAATCCAGGTCGAGGCGCTGGGCCATCTGCGCCGCATCGTCGAGAGCGAGGGATTGACTGGCGATACGCTGTTCTGCTGA
- a CDS encoding Hsp20/alpha crystallin family protein, producing MNQQIETRKAVASDEGMATLLPLVNVVEDAGGITLMADMPGVPKDALDIHIDGDTLALEGQVALDVPDGMAVHHTEVALPRYRRVFTLSKELDPEKVTAELVNGVLKLRIPKAEHAQPHKIAVQIA from the coding sequence ATGAATCAACAGATCGAAACGCGCAAAGCGGTCGCGTCCGACGAAGGCATGGCGACATTACTGCCTCTGGTCAATGTGGTCGAGGACGCCGGCGGCATCACCCTGATGGCCGACATGCCCGGTGTTCCGAAAGACGCGCTGGACATCCATATCGACGGGGATACCTTGGCGCTGGAAGGGCAGGTGGCGCTGGATGTTCCCGACGGGATGGCGGTCCATCATACGGAAGTGGCGCTGCCCCGCTATCGGCGTGTGTTCACGCTTTCCAAGGAGTTGGATCCCGAAAAAGTGACGGCTGAACTGGTCAATGGCGTACTGAAATTGCGGATACCCAAGGCCGAACATGCGCAACCGCACAAGATTGCGGTACAGATCGCCTGA
- a CDS encoding Hsp20/alpha crystallin family protein, which produces MIYRSIFPRDLFAEFERMQNELDRAAGYSPTIRGVARRYPAMNVGSTPASVEVYAFAPGLDPASLDVQIEKGVLTISGERAEEPAPAQAMVHIDERFSGRFRRVVSLPEDVDPSAVEARYRDGVLHVRIPRRELTQPRRITIQ; this is translated from the coding sequence ATGATCTATCGCAGCATTTTCCCGCGCGATCTGTTTGCAGAGTTCGAGCGCATGCAGAATGAACTGGATCGTGCCGCTGGCTATTCGCCCACAATCCGCGGTGTGGCGCGCCGCTATCCGGCAATGAACGTCGGTTCCACGCCGGCCTCGGTCGAGGTGTATGCCTTTGCGCCCGGCCTGGATCCAGCGAGCCTCGATGTTCAGATCGAAAAAGGCGTGCTGACCATCAGTGGCGAGCGCGCCGAAGAACCGGCTCCGGCGCAAGCCATGGTTCATATTGATGAACGATTCTCAGGCCGGTTTCGTCGTGTGGTGAGTCTGCCCGAGGATGTCGACCCGAGTGCGGTTGAAGCACGCTATCGCGATGGTGTCCTGCATGTGCGAATTCCACGCCGCGAGCTAACTCAGCCGCGTCGGATCACCATCCAATAA
- a CDS encoding DnaJ C-terminal domain-containing protein encodes MQYQDYYSVLGVPRDATAADIKKAFRKLARKYHPDISKEADAEQRMKEINEANAVLSDPDKRAAYDQLSQSYRPGQDFRPPPDWDAGFEFSDGTFNSREAADFSDFFAELFGQMGGGRQQQHGFRARGQDHHAKVYLDLEDTFHGAVREISLRTPKIDPQGRVTLGTRTLSVRIPKGVRDGQLIRLSGQGEPGLGGAPAGDLLLEVHFKPHPRFRIEERNLYLDLPVTPWEAALGAIIPIDLPGGTVKVRIPEGSQSGRQLQVRGKGIPGEPPGDMILDIRIVTPPANTARARELYETMARELAFNPRQRS; translated from the coding sequence ATGCAATATCAGGACTATTACAGCGTTCTCGGCGTGCCTCGGGATGCCACGGCTGCCGACATCAAGAAAGCCTTCCGCAAACTGGCCCGCAAATACCACCCGGACATCTCGAAGGAAGCGGACGCCGAACAGCGCATGAAGGAGATCAACGAAGCCAACGCTGTGCTGTCCGATCCGGATAAGCGCGCCGCCTACGATCAGCTGAGCCAGAGCTACCGGCCGGGACAGGATTTCCGACCACCACCGGACTGGGATGCCGGCTTCGAATTCTCCGACGGTACTTTCAATTCGCGTGAAGCGGCCGATTTCTCGGACTTCTTTGCCGAGTTGTTCGGACAGATGGGGGGCGGCCGTCAGCAGCAGCACGGCTTCCGCGCTCGCGGCCAGGATCATCACGCCAAGGTGTATCTCGATCTCGAGGACACATTCCATGGCGCCGTACGGGAGATCAGTCTGCGGACACCCAAAATCGATCCTCAAGGCCGCGTCACCCTCGGAACCCGGACCTTGAGCGTGCGGATTCCGAAGGGGGTCCGTGATGGCCAGTTGATCCGGCTCTCGGGACAGGGCGAGCCGGGGCTCGGCGGGGCGCCTGCCGGCGATCTGCTGCTGGAAGTGCATTTCAAGCCGCATCCGCGCTTTCGCATCGAGGAGCGCAATCTGTACCTCGACCTGCCCGTGACGCCGTGGGAAGCGGCGCTTGGCGCAATCATTCCCATCGACCTGCCCGGCGGCACCGTCAAGGTTCGCATCCCAGAAGGATCGCAGAGCGGTCGCCAGCTTCAGGTTCGCGGCAAGGGCATTCCAGGCGAGCCGCCGGGAGACATGATTCTCGACATTCGGATCGTGACGCCACCGGCCAACACCGCCCGTGCACGTGAACTCTATGAAACGATGGCAAGGGAATTGGCATTCAATCCGAGGCAGAGGAGCTGA
- a CDS encoding chaperone modulator CbpM, whose protein sequence is MNDDQISTDDPLVQDELTAEQLAAICCVEDAWVMTRVELGLFPQAHQATGAWRLPSSSLQRARRMRQIERDFEAVPELAALMADLLEEIDTLRARLRRAGRM, encoded by the coding sequence ATGAATGACGACCAGATCTCAACCGACGATCCCCTGGTGCAGGATGAGCTGACGGCAGAACAACTGGCGGCCATCTGCTGCGTCGAAGATGCCTGGGTGATGACCCGCGTCGAACTGGGACTGTTTCCACAGGCCCATCAGGCCACCGGTGCCTGGCGACTCCCCTCCTCGTCCTTGCAGCGCGCACGCCGCATGCGCCAGATCGAACGCGATTTCGAGGCGGTCCCGGAACTCGCCGCCCTGATGGCTGATCTCCTAGAGGAAATCGATACGCTTCGAGCACGGCTGCGGCGAGCAGGGAGGATGTGA
- a CDS encoding Mth938-like domain-containing protein gives MKLHRDNPNAQNRIRGYGSGEIRINEVSYHQSLIVAPQALELDGIPSDVAQLKSRHLERLLAHAPEIILLGTGSRLIFPPRELLFEPQSRGVGIEVMDTGAACRTFNVLLAEDRVVVALLMLEAGG, from the coding sequence ATGAAACTGCACCGGGACAATCCCAACGCCCAGAATCGCATCCGGGGGTATGGCAGCGGCGAGATCCGCATCAACGAGGTGAGTTATCACCAGAGCCTGATCGTGGCGCCTCAGGCGCTGGAACTCGATGGGATACCATCGGACGTGGCGCAGCTCAAATCACGCCACTTGGAGCGGTTGCTCGCTCATGCACCTGAAATCATCCTGCTCGGCACTGGATCGCGCCTGATTTTCCCGCCGCGCGAACTCCTGTTCGAGCCGCAATCGCGCGGGGTCGGCATCGAAGTCATGGATACCGGCGCGGCGTGCCGGACATTCAATGTCCTGCTCGCCGAGGATCGCGTGGTGGTGGCGCTGCTGATGCTTGAAGCGGGAGGTTGA
- the alaC gene encoding alanine transaminase, which translates to MIEDFPRIQRLPPYVFAIVTELKNAARARGEDIIDFGMGNPDQPTPQHIVDKLVEAVQREDTHRYSQSRGIPRLRRAMANWYQRRYDVQLDPQDEIIVTIGSKEGLAHLALATVGPGDSVLVPNPAYPIHPYGFVIAGADIRHVPLVPGIDFFAELDQAIRNSWPKPKMLVLNFPGNPTTQCVDLDFFEKVVAIAREHQIWVIHDLAYADLVFDGYVAPSILQVPGAKDVAVEFYTLSKSYNMPGWRVGFMCGNPTLVAALAKMKSYLDYGIFTPIQVAAITALEGPQDCVEEIRRTYQLRRDVLCEGLNRLGWEVEKPRGTMFVWARIPERYRDMGSIEFSKLLLSEAKVAVSPGIGFGEYGDDHVRFGLIENEHRTRQAVREMRRLFRRTPAGSAQSQGI; encoded by the coding sequence GTGATCGAAGATTTTCCCCGTATCCAGCGGTTGCCGCCCTATGTTTTCGCCATCGTGACGGAACTGAAAAACGCCGCACGCGCCAGAGGCGAGGATATCATCGACTTCGGCATGGGCAATCCCGACCAACCCACGCCGCAGCACATTGTCGACAAATTGGTTGAGGCAGTGCAGCGCGAGGACACCCATCGCTATTCCCAGTCGCGCGGCATCCCCCGCCTGCGCCGAGCGATGGCCAATTGGTACCAGCGCCGCTACGACGTGCAGCTCGATCCACAGGACGAGATCATCGTGACCATTGGCTCGAAGGAAGGTCTCGCGCACCTCGCACTGGCGACCGTCGGGCCCGGCGATTCGGTCCTGGTGCCCAATCCCGCCTATCCCATCCATCCCTATGGCTTCGTCATCGCCGGCGCCGACATCCGCCATGTACCGCTGGTGCCCGGCATCGATTTCTTTGCCGAGCTCGACCAAGCCATCCGCAATTCCTGGCCCAAGCCCAAGATGCTGGTACTCAACTTTCCGGGCAACCCGACCACGCAGTGCGTGGACCTCGATTTCTTCGAGAAAGTGGTGGCCATCGCGCGCGAGCATCAGATCTGGGTCATTCATGATCTCGCCTATGCGGATTTGGTGTTCGACGGCTACGTCGCACCCTCCATTCTGCAAGTCCCGGGAGCCAAGGATGTGGCGGTGGAGTTCTACACCCTGTCCAAGAGCTACAACATGCCCGGCTGGCGCGTCGGCTTCATGTGCGGCAACCCCACTCTGGTGGCCGCGCTGGCCAAAATGAAGTCCTATCTGGACTACGGGATCTTCACGCCGATCCAGGTTGCCGCCATCACCGCGCTGGAGGGACCACAGGACTGCGTGGAGGAAATCCGCCGCACCTACCAGCTGCGCCGCGACGTTCTGTGCGAAGGACTGAATCGGCTGGGGTGGGAAGTGGAGAAGCCCCGCGGGACGATGTTCGTCTGGGCGCGCATCCCTGAACGCTACCGCGACATGGGATCCATCGAGTTCAGCAAGCTTTTGCTCAGTGAAGCGAAGGTCGCCGTATCCCCCGGCATCGGTTTCGGCGAGTACGGGGATGATCATGTACGTTTCGGCCTGATCGAAAATGAACACCGCACTCGCCAGGCGGTCCGGGAGATGCGCCGCCTGTTCCGACGCACCCCGGCCGGCAGCGCTCAAAGCCAGGGAATCTAA
- a CDS encoding homoserine dehydrogenase: MDSETVNIALLGLGTVGGGTLQILQRHADAIERRTGRRVKVRRALVRDPSKPRPPEAADIAVTTDINEILDDPSISIVAELVGGCDPTRDWIMRAITSGKHVITANKALIAQHGNELFAAADKHGVIVAFEAAVGGGIPIIKTIREALAGNDIQSVAGIVNGTTNYILTQMRDCGLDFSEALAQAQELGYAEADPTFDIGGIDAAHKLTILAAIAFGTPLNFANVAIEGIDTISAEDIDYAETLGYSIKHLAIARRDAEAVELRVHPTLIPQRHLLARVDGVMNAVLIEGDAVGETLFYGAGAGALPTASAVVADLVDILRLLSAEPDHRVPYLGVRPGAIADLPLRPLASIHSAYYLRLAVEDHPGVVADITRILADHAISIEAMLQRPDPAHLDTMPIILLTHRVWEHAMDQALEAISRLSSVRGAITRIRVQTDAA; encoded by the coding sequence ATGGACAGCGAAACAGTCAACATCGCCCTTCTGGGTCTAGGAACGGTCGGCGGCGGCACGCTCCAGATCCTCCAACGCCATGCGGATGCCATCGAGCGGCGCACCGGTCGCCGGGTGAAAGTCCGGCGCGCGCTGGTGCGCGACCCCAGCAAGCCGCGGCCGCCAGAAGCGGCGGATATCGCCGTGACCACCGACATCAACGAGATTCTGGACGATCCGTCCATCAGCATCGTGGCCGAACTGGTGGGCGGCTGCGACCCGACCCGCGATTGGATCATGCGCGCCATCACCAGCGGCAAGCACGTTATCACCGCGAACAAGGCACTGATTGCGCAACACGGCAACGAGCTCTTCGCCGCCGCCGACAAGCATGGCGTCATCGTCGCGTTCGAAGCCGCTGTCGGGGGGGGCATTCCGATCATCAAGACCATACGGGAAGCCTTGGCCGGCAATGACATTCAGTCCGTCGCCGGCATCGTCAACGGCACCACCAACTATATCCTCACCCAAATGCGCGACTGCGGGCTGGATTTCTCCGAGGCCCTGGCACAGGCCCAGGAACTGGGCTACGCGGAAGCGGATCCCACGTTCGACATCGGGGGTATCGACGCGGCACACAAGCTGACCATCCTTGCAGCAATCGCCTTCGGCACGCCCTTGAATTTCGCCAATGTGGCGATCGAGGGCATTGACACCATCAGCGCCGAAGATATCGACTACGCCGAAACCCTCGGGTACAGCATCAAGCACCTGGCCATCGCGCGCCGGGATGCCGAGGCGGTCGAGCTGCGCGTGCATCCCACCCTGATCCCTCAGCGGCATCTGCTGGCACGAGTCGATGGGGTGATGAATGCCGTCTTGATCGAGGGTGATGCGGTCGGCGAAACGCTGTTCTACGGCGCCGGAGCCGGCGCCCTCCCCACAGCCTCGGCCGTCGTTGCCGATCTCGTCGACATCCTCCGCCTGCTGTCCGCCGAACCGGATCACCGGGTTCCCTATCTGGGTGTGCGTCCCGGTGCCATCGCGGATCTGCCGCTGCGTCCCCTGGCGTCCATCCACTCGGCCTACTACCTGCGCCTGGCGGTCGAGGACCATCCCGGCGTGGTTGCGGACATCACCCGCATTCTGGCCGATCATGCCATCAGCATCGAGGCCATGCTGCAGCGCCCCGATCCCGCGCATCTGGACACCATGCCCATCATCCTGCTCACTCATCGGGTCTGGGAACACGCCATGGATCAAGCTCTTGAAGCCATTTCGCGGCTTTCCAGCGTGCGCGGCGCCATCACTCGCATCCGTGTCCAGACCGATGCGGCGTGA
- the thrC gene encoding threonine synthase has product MTTASLYTGLIDKYRDRLPLPADAPAVSLCEGQTPLIRLANIERDLGGDLAIYAKFEGLNPTGSFKDRGMTVAVTQAVAEGSRAIICASTGNTSASAAAYAARAGLTAFVLIPEGKIALGKLAQAMAHGAVVLQIQGNFDDGMRLVREVAAEAPITIVNSINPFRLQGQKTAAFEIVEALGRAPDYHCLPVGNAGNITAYWIGYSELATAGGETTTIGCSHCAGQCPYPREPVITARPRMLGYQATGAAPFLKGGPVEHPETVATAIRIGNPQSWSGALAAQQESGGWFAAFTDDEIVETQKYLARREGVFCEPASAVSLAGALTDIRAGRIARGSTIVCTLTGHGLKDPDLAIARMQGPVVRVAAERLAVEQALLPHLS; this is encoded by the coding sequence ATGACCACCGCTTCGCTCTATACCGGATTGATCGACAAGTACCGCGATCGGCTGCCGCTCCCCGCCGACGCCCCGGCAGTAAGCCTGTGCGAAGGGCAAACACCGCTGATCCGTCTGGCCAACATCGAGCGCGATCTGGGCGGCGATCTGGCGATCTACGCCAAGTTCGAGGGACTCAACCCGACTGGATCCTTCAAGGATCGCGGCATGACGGTGGCCGTGACCCAGGCGGTGGCCGAGGGTAGCCGCGCCATCATCTGCGCCTCCACCGGCAACACCTCGGCCTCGGCAGCCGCCTATGCCGCCCGCGCCGGACTGACCGCCTTCGTGCTTATCCCGGAGGGCAAGATCGCGCTGGGCAAACTGGCCCAGGCCATGGCGCACGGCGCGGTGGTGCTGCAGATCCAGGGCAATTTCGACGACGGCATGCGCCTGGTGCGGGAGGTCGCGGCCGAGGCACCCATCACCATCGTCAATTCGATCAATCCTTTCCGCCTGCAGGGCCAGAAGACTGCCGCCTTCGAAATCGTCGAGGCACTCGGGCGCGCGCCCGACTATCACTGCCTGCCCGTCGGCAATGCCGGCAACATCACCGCCTACTGGATCGGCTATTCGGAGCTGGCTACGGCGGGCGGCGAAACGACCACGATCGGCTGCAGCCACTGCGCGGGCCAGTGCCCCTATCCGCGCGAGCCCGTCATCACCGCGCGTCCGCGCATGCTGGGCTATCAGGCCACGGGTGCCGCCCCCTTCCTCAAGGGTGGCCCAGTCGAGCACCCCGAGACCGTGGCCACGGCGATCCGCATCGGCAACCCCCAGAGCTGGTCCGGCGCGCTGGCCGCACAACAGGAATCCGGCGGCTGGTTCGCGGCTTTCACGGATGATGAAATCGTGGAGACACAGAAGTACCTCGCACGGCGCGAGGGCGTGTTCTGCGAACCGGCTTCGGCGGTCTCTCTGGCGGGCGCATTGACCGATATCCGCGCCGGTCGGATCGCCCGTGGGAGTACGATCGTGTGTACCCTGACGGGCCATGGCCTCAAGGATCCGGACTTGGCGATTGCACGCATGCAGGGCCCAGTGGTTCGGGTGGCGGCCGAGCGTTTGGCCGTCGAGCAGGCCCTGCTTCCTCATCTGAGCTGA